From one Azospirillum sp. TSH100 genomic stretch:
- a CDS encoding MarR family winged helix-turn-helix transcriptional regulator translates to MADAVRKSSRKQGEDTLSAKADAGDDAGGVDLGILGESVGFLLKRAQMVVFGDFIETFAAVDLRPAQFSVLVIIGRNPGLKQSQVSAALNIKRTNFVPLLDSLEERGLVARKLAVGDRRSHALHLTAKGSALLTEIQRLWADHERRICERIGSEGRDQLLGLLGGVIASGKDSAPSDDADEAEVAPAKKRGRRKNG, encoded by the coding sequence ATGGCCGACGCCGTCCGCAAATCCTCGCGCAAGCAGGGCGAGGACACACTCTCCGCCAAAGCCGATGCCGGGGACGATGCGGGCGGCGTCGATCTCGGGATTCTCGGCGAGTCGGTCGGGTTTCTGCTGAAACGGGCGCAGATGGTGGTGTTCGGGGATTTCATCGAGACCTTCGCCGCCGTCGATCTGCGGCCGGCGCAATTCTCGGTGCTGGTGATCATCGGCCGCAATCCCGGCCTGAAACAGTCGCAGGTCAGTGCCGCGCTGAACATCAAGCGCACCAACTTCGTGCCCTTGCTCGATTCGCTGGAGGAACGCGGACTGGTGGCGCGCAAGCTGGCGGTCGGCGACCGCCGCTCCCATGCCCTTCACCTCACCGCCAAGGGGTCGGCCCTGCTGACGGAGATCCAGCGGCTGTGGGCCGACCATGAACGCCGCATCTGCGAGCGGATCGGCAGCGAGGGACGTGACCAGCTGCTGGGCCTGCTCGGCGGGGTGATCGCGTCGGGAAAAGATTCGGCCCCGTCCGACGATGCGGACGAGGCCGAGGTTGCTCCCGCGAAGAAACGCGGGCGGCGCAAGAACGGGTGA
- a CDS encoding MFS transporter, protein MSPERSIDVQGFLNAHPFSRRQIGIVVLCLLVVLLDGYDTAAIAYIAPSLLTEWGLQRPDLAPVLSAALFGLVFGSLVAGPVSDRVGRRPVLITAVLVMGAACLASAFSGDLTTLIAWRFVTGIALGAAMPTALTLVSEYCPARCRSLTTNLVFCGFPVGAALGGFMAAWIIPAHGWRSVLLVGGAAPLLLLLFLVLWLPESARFAVIRAKPVERIRRLLQPIGASAADATRFVVAETAAGDSRGAVRLILSRGFIVGTLMLWTAYFMGLTIFYAMINWMPVLFRDAGLTPATAALVAALFPLGGIGSLFSGALMDRFDGNRIIAVFYALTGLAFIVIGQIAGQVGLLTIAVLVTGVLMNTAQSSLGALAAAYYPTQARGTGMAWMMGLGRFGGIAGSFLVAELSGWQLGFAGILTALAVPGFLAAGALWLKQAAGVPHPTAALKPAAAPGRG, encoded by the coding sequence ATGTCCCCGGAACGCAGCATCGACGTCCAAGGCTTTTTGAACGCGCATCCATTCTCCCGCCGGCAGATCGGCATCGTCGTCCTGTGCCTGCTCGTCGTCCTGCTGGACGGCTATGACACGGCGGCCATCGCCTACATCGCGCCGTCGCTGCTGACCGAATGGGGGCTGCAACGTCCCGACCTCGCCCCGGTGCTGAGTGCCGCGCTGTTCGGGCTGGTGTTCGGATCGCTCGTCGCCGGCCCGGTCAGCGACCGTGTCGGGCGGCGGCCGGTGCTGATCACCGCGGTGCTGGTGATGGGGGCGGCCTGTCTGGCTTCCGCCTTCTCCGGGGATCTGACCACGCTGATCGCGTGGCGCTTTGTCACCGGAATTGCGCTGGGGGCGGCGATGCCGACCGCCCTGACCCTGGTCAGCGAATATTGCCCGGCCCGCTGCCGGTCGCTGACGACCAATCTGGTCTTCTGCGGCTTTCCGGTGGGGGCGGCGCTGGGCGGCTTCATGGCAGCCTGGATCATTCCGGCCCATGGCTGGCGCAGCGTCCTGCTGGTTGGAGGCGCGGCGCCGCTGCTGCTTCTTCTGTTCCTGGTGCTGTGGCTGCCGGAATCGGCACGTTTCGCCGTCATCCGTGCCAAACCGGTGGAGCGGATCCGGCGGCTTCTTCAGCCGATCGGCGCCTCCGCGGCCGATGCGACCCGCTTCGTCGTGGCGGAGACGGCGGCGGGCGACAGCCGCGGCGCCGTCCGGCTGATTCTGTCGCGCGGCTTCATCGTCGGCACGCTGATGCTGTGGACCGCCTATTTCATGGGGCTGACGATCTTCTATGCCATGATCAACTGGATGCCGGTGCTGTTCCGCGATGCCGGGCTGACGCCGGCGACCGCGGCGCTGGTCGCCGCCCTGTTCCCGCTGGGCGGCATCGGCTCGTTGTTCTCGGGCGCGCTGATGGATCGCTTCGACGGCAACCGCATCATCGCGGTGTTCTATGCACTGACCGGGCTGGCCTTCATCGTGATCGGCCAGATCGCCGGACAGGTCGGCCTGCTGACGATCGCGGTGCTGGTGACCGGCGTGCTGATGAACACCGCGCAATCCTCGCTGGGGGCTCTGGCCGCCGCCTACTACCCGACCCAGGCGCGCGGCACCGGCATGGCCTGGATGATGGGGCTGGGCCGCTTCGGCGGCATCGCCGGCTCCTTCCTGGTGGCGGAACTGTCGGGATGGCAGCTGGGCTTCGCCGGCATCCTCACCGCGCTGGCCGTTCCGGGTTTCCTGGCGGCGGGGGCGCTTTGGCTGAAACAGGCGGCCGGCGTCCCGCACCCCACGGCGGCTCTCAAGCCCGCCGCGGCGCCGGGACGCGGCTGA
- a CDS encoding AMP-binding protein, with the protein MSVTEPGESGDGGTGAGLRWEAPDPVAYQAAVQPDALACVDLATGERLTYEALHRRIDFCAAWLIRCLDVEPGRGAGGRRVVWLGRNSIDQLITAFACVRAGAVFVPLNWRLTVPELAVLAADATPSLLIHGDGFAATAQGVVETVRERVPGLRPVDAALVRSAQEGGEPVAGLPPIAPPPRDAGAPSIIIYTSGTSGQPKGAIHTEQTAFFTATNFALLNRVDHRSVFLCDMPLFHVIGIVTICRTTLLQGGTLLLSPGFDPVLTLERMSDPALGITHYMCVPQMAQTLRQQPGYDAAKLSRLVFFGTGGAPNPPALVRRFVEDGVPMADGYGSSEGGTVLGMPVGNLSRIAAKAGSAGLPPASVRLRLVDDAGDDVPDGEVGEILVRGPNVSPGYWNRPANADAAGWFRTGDTARRDGDGFYYIVDRKKDMFISGGENVYPAEVEAALLELDTVAEACVIGIADPQWGEVGCAFIVPRAGCSVTEQEVIDHCRSRLARFKTPKRIVIADELPRTASGKLRKNLLREQYRSEGAL; encoded by the coding sequence ATGTCTGTGACCGAACCCGGAGAGTCCGGGGATGGCGGGACCGGTGCCGGCCTGCGCTGGGAAGCGCCCGATCCAGTTGCCTATCAGGCCGCGGTTCAGCCGGATGCCCTGGCCTGCGTCGACCTCGCCACCGGCGAGCGGTTGACCTACGAGGCGCTGCATCGGCGGATCGATTTCTGTGCGGCGTGGCTGATCCGCTGCCTGGATGTAGAGCCGGGGCGGGGCGCCGGCGGGCGGCGGGTCGTCTGGCTTGGCCGCAACAGCATCGACCAGCTGATCACGGCCTTCGCCTGCGTCCGTGCCGGCGCCGTGTTCGTGCCGCTGAACTGGCGGTTGACGGTGCCGGAGCTGGCGGTGCTGGCCGCCGACGCGACGCCGTCGCTGCTGATCCATGGCGACGGATTCGCCGCGACGGCGCAGGGTGTCGTCGAGACCGTGCGGGAAAGGGTGCCGGGACTGCGTCCGGTGGATGCGGCATTGGTGCGCAGCGCACAGGAAGGCGGGGAGCCGGTCGCCGGGCTGCCGCCCATTGCTCCACCGCCGCGCGACGCCGGGGCGCCGTCGATCATCATCTACACCTCCGGCACCTCGGGCCAGCCGAAGGGCGCCATCCACACCGAGCAGACCGCCTTCTTCACCGCGACCAACTTCGCCCTGCTGAACCGGGTCGATCATCGCAGCGTCTTCCTGTGCGACATGCCGCTGTTTCATGTGATCGGCATCGTCACCATCTGCCGCACCACGCTCCTCCAGGGCGGCACGCTGCTGCTGTCGCCCGGTTTCGACCCGGTGCTGACGCTGGAGCGGATGTCCGATCCGGCGCTGGGGATCACCCATTACATGTGCGTGCCGCAGATGGCGCAGACCCTGCGCCAGCAGCCGGGCTATGATGCGGCCAAGCTGTCGCGGCTGGTCTTCTTCGGCACGGGTGGCGCGCCCAACCCGCCCGCGCTCGTGCGGCGCTTCGTCGAGGACGGCGTGCCGATGGCCGATGGCTATGGCAGCAGCGAGGGCGGCACCGTTCTGGGCATGCCGGTGGGCAATCTGTCGCGCATCGCGGCGAAGGCGGGATCCGCCGGTCTGCCGCCGGCCTCGGTCCGGCTGAGGCTGGTCGACGATGCCGGCGACGACGTCCCGGACGGCGAGGTCGGCGAGATTCTGGTGCGCGGTCCGAACGTCTCGCCCGGCTACTGGAACCGTCCGGCCAACGCGGATGCGGCGGGCTGGTTCCGCACCGGCGACACGGCGCGCCGGGATGGCGACGGCTTCTACTACATCGTCGACCGCAAGAAGGACATGTTCATCTCCGGCGGCGAGAACGTCTATCCGGCCGAGGTCGAGGCGGCGCTGCTGGAACTGGATACGGTGGCGGAAGCCTGCGTGATCGGGATCGCCGATCCGCAATGGGGCGAGGTCGGCTGCGCCTTCATCGTGCCGCGCGCCGGCTGTTCGGTGACCGAGCAGGAGGTGATCGATCATTGCCGCAGCCGCCTCGCCCGTTTCAAGACGCCAAAGCGCATCGTCATCGCCGACGAGCTGCCGCGCACCGCGTCGGGCAAGCTGCGCAAGAACCTGCTGCGCGAGCAGTACCGGAGCGAAGGCGCGCTCTGA
- a CDS encoding p-hydroxycinnamoyl CoA hydratase/lyase encodes MTTQPQTTANPDTADVVSIEFENGVAWVTLNRPDKRNAMNPTLNARMLEVLDALEVDDRCQVLVLTGAGDSFSAGMDLKEYFRETEAKGHMATRRAQRDSYGWWRRLRWFEKPSIAMVNGWCFGGAFSPLFACDLAVAADEAQFGLSEINWGIIPGGNVTKVVADLMSQREAMYYILTGETFDGRKAAEMKLVNFSVPRAELRAKVRAIADNLLEKNPHTLKAAKDAFKRVVEMPFDAAEDYLVVRQESLNFLDKSEGRKQGIKQFIDDKTYRPGLGAYKRG; translated from the coding sequence ATGACGACGCAGCCGCAGACCACCGCCAATCCGGACACCGCAGACGTGGTCTCCATCGAGTTCGAAAACGGCGTCGCCTGGGTCACGCTGAACCGGCCGGACAAGCGCAACGCGATGAACCCGACGCTGAACGCCCGCATGCTGGAGGTGCTGGACGCGCTGGAGGTGGACGACCGCTGCCAGGTGCTGGTGCTGACCGGGGCCGGCGATTCCTTCTCCGCGGGCATGGACCTGAAGGAGTATTTCCGCGAGACCGAGGCCAAGGGCCACATGGCGACCCGCCGCGCCCAGCGCGATTCCTACGGCTGGTGGCGCCGCCTGCGCTGGTTCGAGAAGCCGTCGATCGCCATGGTCAACGGCTGGTGCTTCGGCGGCGCCTTCTCCCCGCTGTTCGCCTGCGATCTGGCGGTCGCCGCCGACGAGGCGCAGTTCGGCCTGTCGGAGATCAACTGGGGCATCATCCCCGGCGGCAACGTCACCAAGGTGGTCGCCGACCTGATGAGCCAGCGCGAAGCCATGTACTACATCCTGACCGGCGAGACCTTCGACGGCCGCAAGGCGGCGGAGATGAAGCTGGTCAACTTCTCCGTCCCGCGGGCGGAGCTGCGCGCCAAGGTCCGCGCGATCGCCGACAACCTGCTGGAAAAGAACCCGCACACCCTGAAGGCGGCCAAGGACGCCTTCAAGCGCGTGGTTGAAATGCCGTTCGACGCCGCGGAGGATTATCTGGTGGTCCGTCAGGAATCGCTGAACTTCCTCGACAAGTCGGAGGGGCGCAAGCAGGGCATCAAGCAGTTCATCGACGACAAGACCTATCGTCCGGGGCTCGGCGCCTACAAGCGCGGCTGA
- a CDS encoding aldehyde dehydrogenase, which translates to MEDMSVAAPTDLLIGGRAVPATGGRRFERRNPITGGVATVAAAASAADAGAAAEAALAAFAGWSETGPNTRRALLLKAADALAARADDFVAAMAAETGATEGWARFNVMLASSMIREAAALTTQIAGEVIPSDKPGCLAMAVRQPVGVVLGIAPWNAPVILGVRAVATAIACGNAVVLKASELCPRTHALIGRAFQEAGLPDGVVNVVTNAPEDAAEVVNALIDHPAVSRINFTGSTRVGRLIAQRAAAQLKPVLLELGGKAPFLVLDDADLDEAVKAAAFGAFFNQGQICMSTERIVLDAKVADAFLAKFAAKAATLVAGDPREGRTPLGSVVDLGAARHVQSLIDDAVAKGAVLHRNGAPDGTLLPAAILDHVTPEMRIYAEESFGPVVTIVRVDGEEQAVAVANDTEYGLSAAVFTRDTARGLRVARRIRSGICHVNGPTVHDEAQMPFGGVKASGHGRFGGKAGIDTFTELRWITVETQPGHFPI; encoded by the coding sequence ATGGAAGACATGTCTGTTGCCGCGCCGACCGACCTGCTGATCGGCGGCCGGGCGGTTCCCGCGACCGGCGGGCGCCGGTTCGAGCGCCGCAACCCGATCACCGGCGGGGTGGCGACGGTGGCCGCCGCCGCATCCGCGGCCGACGCCGGTGCCGCGGCGGAGGCGGCACTGGCCGCTTTCGCCGGCTGGTCGGAAACCGGGCCGAACACCCGCCGAGCGCTTCTGCTGAAGGCCGCCGATGCGCTGGCCGCCCGCGCCGACGATTTCGTCGCGGCGATGGCGGCGGAGACCGGGGCGACCGAAGGGTGGGCGCGCTTCAATGTGATGCTTGCCTCGTCGATGATCCGCGAGGCGGCGGCGCTCACCACCCAGATCGCCGGCGAGGTGATCCCGTCCGACAAGCCCGGCTGCCTCGCGATGGCGGTGCGCCAGCCGGTCGGCGTCGTGCTGGGCATCGCGCCGTGGAACGCGCCGGTGATCCTCGGCGTGCGCGCCGTCGCCACCGCCATCGCCTGCGGCAACGCCGTGGTGCTGAAGGCGTCGGAGCTTTGCCCGCGCACCCATGCGCTGATCGGTCGGGCCTTCCAGGAGGCCGGCCTGCCGGACGGGGTGGTCAATGTCGTCACCAACGCGCCGGAGGATGCGGCGGAGGTGGTCAACGCCCTGATCGACCATCCCGCCGTCAGCCGCATCAACTTCACCGGATCGACCCGCGTCGGCCGGCTGATCGCCCAGCGGGCGGCGGCGCAGCTGAAGCCGGTGCTGCTGGAATTGGGCGGCAAGGCGCCCTTCCTGGTGCTGGACGATGCCGATCTGGACGAGGCGGTGAAGGCCGCCGCCTTCGGCGCCTTCTTCAACCAGGGCCAGATCTGCATGTCGACCGAGCGGATCGTGCTGGACGCCAAGGTGGCTGATGCCTTCCTGGCGAAGTTCGCCGCCAAGGCCGCCACGCTGGTCGCCGGCGACCCGCGCGAGGGGCGCACGCCGCTGGGCTCGGTGGTGGATCTCGGCGCCGCCCGCCATGTGCAGTCGCTGATCGACGACGCGGTCGCCAAGGGGGCGGTGCTCCACCGCAACGGCGCGCCCGACGGCACGCTGCTGCCGGCGGCGATCCTCGACCATGTCACGCCGGAGATGCGGATCTACGCCGAGGAATCCTTCGGCCCGGTCGTCACCATCGTCCGCGTCGATGGGGAAGAGCAGGCGGTGGCCGTCGCCAACGACACCGAATACGGCCTGTCGGCCGCCGTCTTCACCCGCGACACGGCGCGCGGCCTGCGCGTCGCCCGGCGCATCCGCTCCGGCATCTGCCATGTCAACGGCCCGACCGTGCATGACGAGGCGCAGATGCCCTTCGGCGGCGTCAAGGCCAGCGGCCATGGCCGCTTCGGCGGCAAGGCCGGCATCGACACCTTCACCGAACTGCGCTGGATCACGGTCGAGACCCAGCCCGGCCATTTCCCGATCTGA
- a CDS encoding methyl-accepting chemotaxis protein, giving the protein MESATGQPSPAAGVTASADEAVAVVREVYRRVGAIGLELADITGNVQEVAAVVDRQGAQFRTLRSAAAAMTATNAAIDRTAEQASAAAESATGEIARSRSAVADAVRKIAELIDGVTRMERQLALVSNSLGQVASVSRAIQAIAKQTNLLALNATIEAVRAGEAGRGFAVVATEVKELARQTQTATVQIGDTVHALTSQVSGLIQDGAAATASATLAREGTALIERVVAGMEGAVATVHDATHAIAEGVRANLKDCTAVERELDELEQAVAGSSGHLTAANRRLETLLELSETLIDHIGTGPVATDDSPFLAATVEAAARVSTLFEQAVESGEIALGDLFDETYRPIPGTNPEQVLTRFTAFTDRVLPAVQEPLLDLDPRVAFATIADRNGYLPTHNHRYNQPQGPDPVWNAAHCRGRRLYRFRAGLKAASSPRPSIHTMPRDMGGGKRVLITILNAPILVRGRHWGAFSIALLPAAG; this is encoded by the coding sequence ATGGAGTCCGCCACGGGCCAGCCGTCTCCAGCGGCAGGCGTCACCGCAAGCGCTGACGAAGCCGTCGCCGTGGTGCGCGAGGTCTATCGCCGCGTCGGCGCCATCGGTCTGGAACTGGCCGACATCACCGGCAATGTGCAGGAGGTGGCGGCGGTGGTGGACCGGCAGGGCGCGCAGTTCCGCACCCTGCGCAGCGCCGCAGCAGCAATGACCGCGACCAACGCCGCCATCGACCGCACCGCCGAACAGGCCAGCGCCGCCGCCGAATCCGCAACCGGCGAGATCGCCCGGTCGCGCAGCGCCGTCGCCGATGCGGTGCGCAAGATCGCCGAACTGATCGACGGCGTCACCCGCATGGAACGGCAGCTTGCCCTCGTCAGCAATTCGCTGGGTCAGGTGGCGTCGGTGTCGCGGGCGATCCAGGCCATCGCCAAGCAGACCAACCTGCTGGCGCTGAACGCCACCATCGAGGCGGTGCGGGCGGGCGAGGCCGGGCGCGGCTTCGCCGTGGTGGCGACGGAGGTGAAGGAACTGGCCCGCCAGACCCAGACGGCGACCGTGCAGATCGGCGACACCGTGCACGCCCTGACCTCGCAGGTGTCGGGCCTGATCCAGGACGGCGCCGCCGCCACCGCCAGCGCCACGCTGGCCCGCGAGGGTACCGCGCTGATCGAGCGGGTGGTGGCGGGGATGGAAGGGGCGGTCGCCACCGTCCACGACGCCACCCATGCCATCGCCGAGGGCGTGCGCGCCAATCTGAAGGACTGCACCGCGGTCGAACGGGAGCTGGACGAGCTGGAACAGGCCGTCGCCGGCTCCTCCGGCCATCTGACGGCGGCGAACCGTCGGCTGGAAACGCTTCTGGAACTCAGCGAGACGCTGATCGACCATATCGGCACCGGCCCGGTGGCGACCGACGACAGCCCCTTCCTCGCCGCGACGGTGGAGGCGGCGGCCCGGGTGTCCACCCTGTTCGAGCAGGCGGTGGAGTCCGGCGAGATCGCTCTCGGCGATCTGTTCGACGAGACCTACCGGCCGATTCCGGGCACCAACCCCGAACAGGTTCTGACCAGATTCACCGCCTTCACCGACCGGGTTCTGCCGGCGGTGCAGGAGCCGTTGCTGGACCTTGATCCGCGCGTCGCCTTCGCCACCATCGCCGACCGCAACGGCTATCTGCCCACCCACAACCACCGATACAATCAGCCGCAGGGGCCGGACCCCGTGTGGAACGCCGCGCATTGCCGCGGGCGACGGCTGTACCGCTTCCGCGCCGGGCTGAAGGCGGCCAGTTCGCCGCGCCCGTCGATCCACACCATGCCCCGCGACATGGGGGGCGGCAAACGGGTGCTCATCACCATCCTGAATGCGCCGATCCTGGTGCGCGGGCGCCATTGGGGCGCCTTCAGCATCGCGCTGCTGCCGGCCGCCGGCTGA
- a CDS encoding phosphotransferase enzyme family protein produces MKEFFALAPAEQIARMHQLARSALSRWPGRYGEPELIKYRENAVYSVRDAGGARFALRIHRFAYHSDAALLSELQWMAALREAGLAVPAVIPARDGALMVKVRVPDVPEPLQVDMLGWLDGRPVGSVEAGIAGSPAEVAALYHQVGRLAAELHAHTASWERPAGFVRHAWSAEGILGSEPLWGDFRALPELAPHRALIDRACAHLERDLLEFGRSPDRFGLIHADFVPENLLWSDGRVMLIDFDDAGYGWHMFELATALYFHVGRPGFGIVRDALAAGYRSVRPLPDEQWRHLGLFLLLRSLTYLGWVQTRSETETARAMTPHFVGTTVGLAGAYLAGR; encoded by the coding sequence ATGAAGGAGTTCTTCGCGCTGGCTCCCGCCGAGCAGATCGCCCGCATGCACCAACTGGCCCGCAGCGCCCTGTCCCGCTGGCCCGGGCGCTATGGGGAGCCGGAGCTGATCAAGTACCGCGAGAACGCGGTCTACAGCGTACGCGACGCCGGCGGCGCCCGCTTCGCCCTGCGCATCCACCGCTTCGCCTATCACAGCGATGCCGCGCTGCTGTCGGAACTGCAATGGATGGCCGCGCTGCGCGAGGCCGGGCTCGCCGTTCCCGCCGTGATCCCGGCGCGCGACGGGGCGCTGATGGTCAAGGTCCGCGTGCCGGACGTGCCGGAGCCGTTGCAGGTGGACATGCTCGGCTGGCTCGACGGCCGGCCGGTCGGTTCGGTGGAGGCGGGGATCGCCGGTTCGCCGGCCGAGGTGGCGGCGCTGTACCATCAGGTCGGCCGTCTGGCGGCAGAGCTGCACGCCCATACGGCGTCGTGGGAGCGTCCGGCCGGCTTCGTCCGCCATGCCTGGAGCGCGGAGGGAATCCTGGGCAGCGAGCCGCTGTGGGGCGATTTCCGCGCGCTGCCGGAACTTGCGCCGCACCGAGCCCTGATCGACCGGGCCTGTGCGCATCTGGAGCGCGACCTGCTGGAGTTCGGCCGCTCACCCGACCGGTTCGGGCTGATCCACGCCGATTTCGTGCCTGAGAATCTGCTGTGGAGCGACGGCAGGGTCATGCTGATCGATTTCGACGATGCCGGCTATGGCTGGCACATGTTCGAGCTGGCGACCGCCCTCTATTTCCATGTCGGCCGGCCCGGCTTCGGGATCGTCCGCGATGCGCTGGCCGCCGGATACCGCTCCGTCCGTCCGCTTCCCGACGAACAGTGGCGGCATCTCGGGCTGTTCCTGCTGCTGCGCAGCCTGACCTATCTCGGCTGGGTCCAGACCCGCAGTGAAACGGAAACCGCGCGCGCCATGACCCCGCACTTCGTCGGCACCACCGTCGGGCTGGCCGGGGCCTATCTCGCCGGCCGGTGA